A portion of the Flavobacterium limnophilum genome contains these proteins:
- a CDS encoding UDP-N-acetylmuramate--L-alanine ligase, whose protein sequence is MRTHFIAIGGSAMHNLALALHNKGYQVTGSDDAIFEPSKTRLKKKGILPAEMGWFPEKITQDIEAVILGMHAKADNPELLKAQELGLKIYSYPEFLYEQSKNKTRVVIGGSHGKTTITSMILHVMHYHNIEVDYMVGAQLEGFDTMVHLTEENDFIVLEGDEYLSSPIDRRPKFHLYQPNIALISGIAWDHINVFPTYDFYVEQFETFIAKITNGGILVYNEEDPEVKRVAEAALNPIRKIPYTTPKYEVKDGVTLLETPEGLMPIEVFGAHNLNNLAGAKWICQNMGVDEADFYEAIASFKGASKRLEKIAEGKGKVAYKDFAHSPSKVAATTKAVKEQYPNRTLVACLELHTYSSLNAEFLKEYEGALEYADVAVVFYSPDAVKIKQLEEVTYEQIAKAFNREDLIIYTNPAEFKTFLFNQNLDNSALLLMSSGNYGGLNFDEVKELIE, encoded by the coding sequence ATGAGAACTCATTTTATAGCCATTGGCGGAAGTGCGATGCACAACTTGGCTCTGGCTTTACACAACAAAGGATATCAAGTTACAGGTAGTGACGATGCCATTTTTGAACCATCGAAAACCCGTTTGAAGAAAAAAGGAATTTTGCCGGCAGAAATGGGTTGGTTCCCTGAAAAAATAACCCAAGATATCGAAGCCGTAATTCTTGGAATGCACGCCAAAGCTGACAATCCAGAATTGCTAAAAGCACAAGAATTGGGATTGAAAATATATTCTTATCCAGAATTCTTGTACGAACAATCCAAAAACAAAACCCGCGTGGTTATTGGTGGTTCACACGGAAAAACGACCATCACTTCGATGATTTTGCACGTGATGCATTATCATAATATCGAAGTGGATTATATGGTGGGTGCACAATTAGAAGGTTTTGACACAATGGTGCATCTTACCGAAGAGAATGATTTTATCGTTCTCGAAGGCGACGAATATTTATCTTCGCCAATAGACAGAAGACCAAAATTTCATTTGTATCAGCCTAATATTGCCCTGATTTCAGGAATTGCTTGGGATCATATCAATGTTTTTCCAACCTACGATTTTTATGTGGAACAGTTCGAAACTTTTATTGCCAAAATTACCAATGGCGGAATTTTGGTGTATAACGAAGAAGATCCAGAGGTAAAACGTGTTGCGGAAGCCGCATTGAATCCTATTCGAAAAATACCTTATACAACTCCAAAATACGAAGTGAAAGATGGAGTTACACTTCTAGAAACACCGGAAGGTTTGATGCCAATCGAAGTTTTTGGTGCGCACAATTTGAACAACTTGGCTGGAGCCAAATGGATTTGCCAAAATATGGGTGTTGACGAAGCCGATTTTTATGAAGCCATTGCCAGTTTCAAGGGTGCATCCAAACGATTGGAAAAAATCGCAGAAGGAAAAGGAAAAGTGGCTTACAAAGATTTTGCCCATTCGCCAAGTAAAGTGGCCGCCACCACCAAGGCCGTAAAAGAACAATATCCAAACCGAACTTTGGTAGCTTGTTTGGAATTACATACCTACAGCAGCTTGAATGCAGAGTTCCTCAAAGAATACGAAGGCGCATTGGAATATGCCGATGTGGCCGTGGTTTTCTATTCGCCAGATGCCGTAAAAATCAAGCAACTCGAAGAAGTGACTTACGAACAAATCGCCAAAGCTTTCAACAGGGAAGACTTGATTATCTATACTAATCCAGCCGAATTTAAAACGTTCTTGTTTAACCAAAATCTCGATAATTCCGCTTTATTGTTGATGAGTTCAGGAAATTATGGTGGATTAAATTTTGATGAGGTGAAAGAGTTGATAGAGTAA
- a CDS encoding carboxypeptidase-like regulatory domain-containing protein, translating into MKNILFAFLLITTSFYAQNYEKNWNTVIENENNGKIKSANAIVAKIHKKAIADKNEVQIIKCFFYESKYLQVVDENAQTKIINNLKAEINRASIPSKAILNLVYAKCLSDYQQQNNYLIYNRTNTVSLDDDFLTWTNNNFENQINTSFENTLKNEAVLKSIPLSQYEELFDISTLENFKKESLFDYLSQENITFYTKKIEQWSIKKSKFSVYEKELLGKSADFINLNFDFVKDENLKTVLVLHQKQERNFPTLENQFYRMRFCNTYLLEDDTTFIKSLNLLQKETKDIALIQKIQFEKAVVLNKNASKETHPDYNIQAIATLDSIIKINNRSNSHKLALQKKQDIISKTLNIQLQKYSYTEENTRAFVSCKNLDGLSITFYEIDQKTIKELYNYRYNNDNFASTIIKDKKAVATKNYLLENKKNYLEYTTEVLLPRLKTGSYLVCFESNTDTESKKAFAYETITVSNIALLAWQKDKEENYQVLDRKTGKPLENVSLKTPTFSIKTEKNGIAVFERKNTNSYDYRYENIELVHEGDSIQFNKSYLSNFNPYANENETKAKIEFYLDRAIYRPGQTVYYKGIAFLKKQNETGIIANTSFKIKIKDANNQEIKAFDAVTNEFGSFSGEFVLPKTGLTGNFRMEAIGHYPYDNKTVYDNIKGEHPLWDGSGFEHSQISFSVEEYKRPKFEANFEPVKKAYQVNQNVNVIGLAKAFAGSNISDAKVQYEVRLTPYTLTNGYYHNQNGVSESILVGETQTDTSGKFEINFIAKPSENATKEKLPIFEYRISATVTDINGETHKTYTSVNIGYHSLKLSTTVPQRIETKDKNEIILKSTNLNGEFLPTQGEIKIYFLRAISNKFKKRIFPKPDIESITNEDFERLFPFEDNQKTLTEKELGTLVYSKKIDTEKDKKLILDFISNYQSGNYKVVFSAKDTFENHIETSSYFKILQSKEKLNPSQLFTVKQINTNVVKDGFALVKITSTIPELYISTKTIYQRKLFFEENSLLQNGELLVKVPIKKEFKKSIKIGFECLFDNQNFNDQIEIQLLKEEAQLEFFVESFRNKIQPGSSENWSFKLKAKNTSKEAEILVSMYDSSLDKFTKMDWDKLDFQTNDYYNYFNYKTNMGFETTHTSFRNLNPNLIPLNLQEEATQLLWFGFNFNDSFTALQLREYQKQLNNKSKKPLNAKMISGIVSDKSGPLPGVSVIIKGIQRGTATDFDGYYQIEAAIGEELTFSYIGFETQKIKIATKSLDVQLKASENVLNEVVVVGYGSVKKKGYTGAVAAVVEEDNTVYNTAGIDIRLEDTLKGKVAGIQIRGASSLNGKNIMYVVDGVPITEEQFKLLSPTDIISIDVLKGDKATALYGSKGANGVIIITTKKALEALTQVKARKNLSETAFFYPNLKTDAKGKVSFNFTSPEALTAWKLRLMAHNKNAVTGYLEKSVITQKELMVTPNFPRFFREKDSIVITAKVANVTNEAKTGIAVLQLFDASTMQTIDAKMANTKTVKNFNIPAFGNTTVSWKIYIPEGLQGVQYKVLAKAGNFSDGEENILPVLTNNMLVTESIPIWVRENSKKEYTFENLKNNSSTTLKNHLFTLEYTSNPSWIAIQSLPYLMEYEHECAEQTFARFYSNALASEIINSNPKIASLFETWRKNGKLNSKLEENEELKSMILAETPWLNDAQNEDEKKKNLALLFDLEKMKTSQETTFDKLKQKQKPSGGFAWFDGSDENEYITRHILAGLGHLSKLSPSENNAAKIKQIASTAIPFLDQKFLEYHKTRIQKLKKTDKLIWLNPYSDLHYLYTRSIYLENYPLSDTLKKHTKRYLETAKKDWLTYSLYEKGLAALTLNRFGEAATAKKIIESLKETASNNEDWGMYWIANKSGWYWHQAPIETQALLIEAFAEVTNDTKSVDAMKVWLLKNKQTKNWPTTKSTTEAVYALLMQGTDWLSVKDNTIIKIGEQKILTKKLSENEKEAETGYVKLNWKADEIKKDMATISIENKSKVPGFGGVYWQYFEDLDKIKINSGASLSVSKELYLKKNTDKGEKLERITSNNPLQLGDLVTVRLVISAKEAMEFVHLKDMRASCFEPVDVLSAYQYKGGLGFYQSTKDAATHFFFDSINKGTYVLEYDIRVNNLGNFSNGISTIESMYAPEFSSHTKGIRVNVRE; encoded by the coding sequence ATGAAAAATATTTTGTTTGCCTTTCTGCTAATTACAACGTCATTCTATGCCCAAAATTATGAGAAAAACTGGAATACCGTCATAGAAAATGAAAATAACGGCAAAATAAAATCGGCGAATGCCATCGTTGCCAAAATTCACAAAAAAGCCATTGCCGACAAAAACGAAGTGCAAATCATCAAATGTTTTTTCTACGAATCCAAATATTTGCAGGTGGTTGACGAAAATGCGCAAACCAAAATCATCAACAATTTAAAGGCCGAAATCAATCGAGCTTCCATTCCTTCGAAAGCGATTTTGAATTTGGTTTACGCGAAATGTTTGAGTGATTATCAACAACAAAACAACTATTTGATATATAACAGAACCAATACCGTTAGTCTGGATGATGACTTTTTGACTTGGACAAACAACAATTTTGAAAACCAAATCAACACTTCATTTGAAAACACTTTAAAAAACGAAGCCGTTTTAAAATCAATTCCTTTAAGCCAATACGAAGAACTATTCGATATTTCAACTTTGGAAAATTTCAAGAAAGAAAGTTTGTTCGATTATCTGTCACAAGAAAACATTACTTTTTATACCAAAAAAATAGAACAATGGAGTATCAAAAAAAGTAAATTCAGTGTTTATGAGAAAGAACTATTGGGAAAATCAGCAGATTTTATAAATCTAAATTTTGATTTTGTAAAAGACGAAAACTTGAAAACAGTACTTGTTTTACATCAAAAACAGGAGCGTAATTTCCCTACCTTGGAAAACCAATTCTACAGGATGCGGTTTTGCAACACTTATTTACTTGAGGATGATACTACATTTATAAAGTCATTGAATCTTCTTCAAAAAGAGACCAAAGACATTGCTTTAATTCAAAAAATTCAATTCGAAAAAGCGGTTGTTCTGAACAAAAATGCCTCAAAAGAAACGCATCCTGATTACAACATTCAAGCCATTGCAACACTTGACAGCATCATAAAAATCAACAATCGTTCTAATTCGCACAAGTTGGCTTTACAAAAAAAACAAGATATTATTTCAAAAACGCTTAACATTCAGCTTCAAAAATACAGTTATACCGAAGAAAATACTAGGGCTTTTGTTTCCTGCAAAAACTTAGATGGCCTCTCCATTACATTTTATGAAATTGACCAAAAGACCATCAAAGAGTTATATAATTATCGTTACAACAATGACAATTTCGCCAGTACAATCATTAAAGACAAAAAAGCGGTAGCTACCAAAAATTATCTTTTGGAAAACAAAAAAAACTATCTTGAATATACTACGGAAGTACTTTTGCCTAGGCTCAAAACAGGAAGCTATTTAGTTTGTTTTGAAAGCAACACCGACACCGAAAGTAAAAAAGCATTTGCTTATGAAACAATTACCGTTTCCAATATTGCCTTATTGGCTTGGCAAAAAGACAAGGAAGAAAACTATCAAGTTTTAGACAGAAAAACAGGCAAACCGCTAGAAAATGTGAGCCTAAAAACCCCAACATTTTCAATTAAAACAGAAAAAAATGGGATTGCTGTTTTCGAAAGAAAAAACACCAATAGCTACGATTATAGATACGAAAATATTGAATTGGTTCACGAAGGCGATTCCATTCAATTCAACAAAAGCTATCTGAGCAACTTCAATCCTTATGCTAATGAAAATGAAACAAAAGCCAAAATCGAATTTTATTTGGACAGAGCTATTTATCGTCCCGGGCAAACTGTTTACTATAAAGGAATTGCGTTTTTAAAAAAGCAAAACGAAACAGGAATTATTGCCAATACTTCTTTTAAAATCAAAATCAAGGACGCCAACAATCAAGAAATCAAGGCTTTTGATGCCGTCACCAATGAATTTGGTTCCTTTTCAGGAGAGTTTGTTCTGCCAAAAACCGGGTTGACAGGCAATTTCAGGATGGAAGCCATAGGCCATTATCCCTACGACAACAAAACAGTTTATGACAACATAAAAGGCGAACACCCTCTTTGGGATGGTTCTGGATTTGAACATTCCCAAATTTCATTTAGCGTCGAAGAATACAAACGTCCCAAATTTGAAGCAAATTTTGAGCCAGTAAAAAAAGCGTATCAAGTCAATCAAAACGTTAATGTAATTGGACTTGCCAAAGCTTTTGCTGGAAGCAACATTTCGGATGCAAAAGTACAATATGAGGTTAGACTTACACCCTACACGTTGACTAATGGTTATTATCACAATCAAAACGGGGTATCTGAATCCATTTTGGTTGGCGAAACCCAAACAGATACCTCAGGAAAATTTGAAATAAATTTCATTGCCAAACCTTCCGAAAATGCTACAAAAGAAAAGCTCCCTATTTTTGAATATCGCATCTCAGCCACGGTTACCGACATCAATGGAGAAACACACAAAACCTATACATCTGTTAATATTGGGTATCATTCTTTGAAACTTTCTACAACCGTTCCGCAACGAATTGAAACCAAAGATAAAAACGAAATAATCTTGAAAAGCACCAACCTCAATGGTGAATTTTTGCCTACCCAAGGCGAAATTAAAATCTATTTTCTACGTGCGATTTCAAACAAATTCAAGAAGAGAATTTTTCCAAAACCAGATATTGAAAGCATTACCAACGAAGATTTCGAACGATTATTTCCTTTTGAAGACAATCAAAAAACCTTGACGGAAAAAGAATTGGGGACTTTGGTTTATTCCAAAAAAATTGACACCGAAAAAGACAAAAAATTGATATTGGATTTTATTTCCAATTACCAATCCGGAAATTACAAAGTGGTATTTTCAGCAAAAGACACTTTTGAAAATCATATAGAAACCAGTTCTTATTTTAAAATCCTGCAGAGCAAAGAAAAACTCAATCCGAGTCAACTATTTACAGTAAAACAAATCAATACAAATGTGGTAAAAGATGGTTTTGCATTGGTAAAAATCACATCGACCATTCCAGAATTGTATATTTCGACAAAGACTATTTATCAAAGAAAATTATTTTTTGAAGAAAATTCCCTTTTGCAAAACGGCGAATTATTGGTAAAAGTTCCAATTAAAAAAGAATTTAAAAAGTCTATAAAAATAGGCTTCGAATGCTTGTTTGACAACCAAAATTTCAACGACCAAATTGAAATACAATTACTCAAAGAAGAAGCGCAATTAGAATTTTTTGTCGAAAGTTTCAGAAACAAAATACAACCTGGAAGTAGCGAAAATTGGTCTTTTAAATTAAAAGCCAAAAACACCTCAAAAGAAGCCGAAATTCTCGTCTCGATGTATGATAGTTCTTTGGATAAATTCACCAAAATGGATTGGGATAAACTGGATTTTCAAACGAATGATTATTATAACTATTTTAATTATAAAACGAATATGGGTTTTGAAACAACCCATACTTCATTCAGAAATTTGAATCCGAATTTAATTCCATTAAATCTTCAAGAGGAAGCGACACAACTACTGTGGTTTGGATTCAACTTCAACGACTCTTTCACGGCATTGCAACTTAGAGAATATCAAAAACAATTAAACAACAAAAGCAAGAAACCGTTAAATGCAAAAATGATTTCAGGAATTGTTTCTGACAAAAGTGGCCCTCTACCCGGCGTAAGCGTTATAATAAAAGGAATTCAACGAGGCACAGCAACTGATTTTGACGGTTATTATCAAATAGAAGCAGCCATTGGCGAAGAATTGACATTCTCTTACATTGGTTTCGAAACCCAAAAAATAAAAATAGCCACCAAATCACTTGATGTGCAATTAAAAGCATCTGAAAACGTCCTAAACGAAGTAGTTGTAGTTGGCTATGGAAGCGTAAAAAAGAAAGGATATACTGGAGCAGTTGCTGCCGTTGTCGAAGAAGACAATACTGTATATAACACCGCTGGAATAGATATAAGATTAGAAGACACACTGAAAGGCAAAGTAGCTGGAATTCAAATCAGAGGAGCTTCTTCTTTGAACGGCAAAAATATAATGTATGTGGTAGATGGCGTACCCATTACTGAAGAACAATTCAAATTACTTTCTCCAACCGATATTATTTCAATCGATGTTCTAAAAGGAGACAAAGCCACCGCATTATACGGAAGTAAAGGAGCCAATGGCGTCATCATCATCACGACCAAAAAAGCTCTTGAAGCTTTAACTCAGGTAAAAGCTAGAAAAAATCTATCGGAAACGGCGTTCTTCTATCCCAATCTAAAAACCGATGCGAAAGGAAAAGTAAGTTTCAATTTTACTTCGCCAGAAGCTTTGACTGCTTGGAAACTTCGTTTAATGGCGCACAACAAAAATGCTGTTACAGGTTATTTAGAAAAAAGCGTCATTACCCAAAAAGAGTTGATGGTAACGCCAAACTTTCCACGTTTTTTTAGGGAAAAAGATTCAATTGTCATCACGGCAAAAGTAGCGAATGTCACCAATGAAGCCAAAACTGGAATTGCAGTTTTGCAACTATTCGACGCCAGTACAATGCAAACCATCGATGCCAAAATGGCGAATACCAAAACTGTCAAAAACTTCAATATTCCTGCTTTTGGCAACACCACCGTGAGTTGGAAGATCTACATTCCCGAAGGATTGCAAGGCGTTCAATATAAAGTTTTGGCAAAAGCCGGCAACTTTTCGGATGGAGAAGAAAACATACTTCCTGTTTTGACCAACAATATGCTCGTGACCGAAAGCATCCCGATTTGGGTTCGAGAGAATTCCAAGAAAGAATACACTTTTGAAAACTTAAAAAACAATAGTTCGACCACTCTAAAAAACCATCTGTTTACGTTGGAATACACTTCGAATCCATCTTGGATTGCGATTCAATCTCTGCCCTATTTAATGGAATACGAGCACGAATGTGCCGAACAGACTTTTGCTCGGTTTTATTCCAATGCTTTGGCTTCGGAGATTATTAACAGTAATCCGAAAATCGCCAGCCTATTCGAAACTTGGAGAAAAAACGGTAAATTGAATTCGAAACTCGAAGAAAACGAAGAACTGAAATCGATGATTTTGGCCGAAACACCTTGGCTCAACGACGCTCAAAATGAAGACGAGAAAAAGAAAAATCTGGCTTTGCTTTTCGATTTGGAAAAAATGAAAACTTCGCAAGAAACCACTTTTGACAAATTAAAACAAAAACAAAAACCTTCGGGAGGATTTGCCTGGTTTGACGGAAGTGACGAAAACGAATACATCACCCGACATATTTTGGCCGGTTTAGGACATCTTTCAAAATTAAGTCCAAGCGAAAACAATGCTGCCAAAATCAAACAAATTGCCTCAACTGCGATTCCGTTTTTGGATCAAAAGTTTTTGGAATATCATAAAACAAGAATTCAAAAATTGAAGAAAACCGACAAATTAATTTGGCTAAATCCCTATTCGGATTTGCATTATTTATACACCCGAAGCATTTATTTGGAAAATTACCCGCTTTCGGATACTTTAAAAAAGCATACTAAACGATATTTGGAAACTGCCAAAAAGGATTGGTTGACCTATTCTTTATATGAAAAAGGATTGGCTGCCTTGACTTTAAATCGCTTTGGCGAGGCAGCAACTGCCAAAAAAATCATCGAAAGCCTGAAAGAAACCGCTTCGAACAACGAAGATTGGGGAATGTATTGGATTGCCAACAAATCGGGCTGGTATTGGCATCAAGCACCGATAGAAACCCAAGCCTTATTGATTGAGGCTTTCGCCGAAGTGACAAACGACACCAAATCTGTAGATGCGATGAAGGTTTGGTTACTCAAAAACAAACAGACCAAAAACTGGCCCACCACAAAATCGACCACCGAAGCCGTCTATGCTTTGTTGATGCAGGGAACGGATTGGTTGAGCGTAAAGGACAACACGATTATCAAAATTGGAGAACAAAAAATCCTAACCAAAAAGCTATCCGAAAACGAAAAAGAAGCCGAAACGGGTTATGTAAAACTCAACTGGAAAGCTGACGAAATCAAAAAAGATATGGCCACTATTTCCATCGAAAACAAATCGAAAGTTCCGGGTTTTGGAGGTGTATATTGGCAGTATTTTGAAGATTTGGATAAAATCAAAATCAACTCTGGAGCTTCATTGTCTGTTTCTAAAGAATTGTATTTGAAAAAGAATACGGATAAAGGCGAAAAACTGGAACGAATCACTTCAAATAATCCACTTCAATTGGGCGATTTAGTGACCGTTCGATTAGTTATTTCTGCCAAAGAAGCTATGGAATTTGTGCATTTAAAAGATATGCGAGCTTCTTGTTTTGAACCCGTAGATGTCCTTTCAGCATACCAATACAAAGGCGGATTGGGCTTTTATCAAAGCACCAAAGATGCCGCAACCCATTTCTTTTTTGACTCCATAAACAAAGGAACTTATGTTTTGGAATACGACATTCGAGTAAACAATCTCGGGAATTTCTCAAACGGAATTTCAACGATTGAAAGTATGTATGCGCCAGAATTTTCGAGTCACACTAAGGGGATAAGGGTGAATGTGAGGGAGTAA
- a CDS encoding tetratricopeptide repeat protein, translating into MKKFLTFLLLFPLMIWSQSDYGKAEKLFETGKYDQARPVFESFLNENPSHLKTLEYLGDIAGHAKSWDKAIVYYKKLKQLKPSEANYYYKYGGVLGMKAKESNKFAALGMIGEVKASFEKAIELNPKHIEARWALVMIYIQLPGIVGGSETKAIKYSNELLKLSPVDGYLSRGQIDEHFKRYTAAEQQYKKAIAAGSTKVGGQMLDNLHKNKMKKSVKKN; encoded by the coding sequence ATGAAAAAATTTTTAACTTTCCTTTTATTATTTCCGCTAATGATTTGGTCCCAATCCGATTATGGCAAGGCCGAAAAATTATTCGAAACCGGGAAATACGACCAAGCGAGACCTGTTTTCGAAAGTTTTTTAAATGAGAATCCTTCCCATTTAAAAACCTTGGAATATTTGGGAGACATTGCCGGTCACGCCAAATCTTGGGACAAGGCCATTGTGTATTATAAAAAACTAAAGCAACTAAAGCCTTCTGAAGCCAATTATTATTACAAATATGGTGGCGTACTTGGGATGAAAGCCAAAGAATCTAATAAATTTGCTGCTCTTGGAATGATTGGGGAAGTGAAGGCATCTTTCGAGAAAGCGATTGAATTGAATCCAAAGCACATTGAAGCACGTTGGGCATTGGTTATGATATACATTCAACTGCCGGGAATTGTTGGCGGAAGCGAAACGAAAGCGATTAAATATTCGAATGAATTGCTTAAATTGTCGCCTGTTGACGGCTACCTGTCTAGAGGTCAAATCGACGAACATTTTAAAAGATACACCGCTGCCGAACAGCAATATAAAAAAGCAATTGCAGCGGGAAGCACAAAAGTGGGTGGGCAAATGCTGGATAATTTGCATAAAAACAAGATGAAAAAATCTGTAAAAAAGAATTAA
- the radC gene encoding RadC family protein, which produces MEQTNFPITNWSEDDKPREKLMLKGKSALSDAELIAILIGSGSRNESAVGLSKRILASVDNNLNALGKLTIQQLMNFKGIGEAKAISIMAAMELGRRRRAEEAVELKKITSSKMIFELMQPIIGELPHEEFWVLYLNNSNKVLSKSQQGKGGITGTLIDVRLVFKTALELGATALILCHNHPSGTLTPSDADKQITRKLKAAGQNMDIQVLDHVIVAENGYYSFNDEGIF; this is translated from the coding sequence ATGGAACAAACTAATTTTCCCATAACGAATTGGTCTGAAGACGATAAGCCTCGCGAAAAACTGATGCTGAAAGGCAAAAGTGCTTTGAGCGATGCCGAGTTGATTGCCATTTTGATTGGCTCTGGAAGCAGAAACGAATCGGCGGTCGGATTGAGCAAAAGGATTTTGGCGAGTGTCGACAATAATTTGAATGCTTTGGGAAAATTGACTATCCAACAATTGATGAATTTTAAGGGAATAGGCGAGGCGAAAGCTATTTCGATTATGGCCGCAATGGAATTGGGAAGACGAAGAAGGGCAGAAGAGGCGGTGGAATTAAAGAAAATTACGTCCAGCAAAATGATTTTCGAATTGATGCAACCCATTATTGGCGAATTGCCACACGAAGAATTTTGGGTATTGTATTTGAATAATTCGAACAAAGTGCTTTCGAAATCGCAACAAGGCAAAGGAGGAATCACGGGAACTTTGATTGATGTTCGTTTGGTTTTTAAAACGGCTCTCGAATTGGGCGCAACGGCTTTGATATTGTGTCACAACCATCCTTCGGGAACCTTGACGCCCAGCGATGCCGACAAACAAATTACTCGAAAGCTAAAAGCGGCTGGCCAAAATATGGATATCCAGGTTTTGGATCACGTGATTGTTGCCGAGAATGGCTATTATAGTTTTAATGACGAAGGAATTTTTTAA
- a CDS encoding YjjG family noncanonical pyrimidine nucleotidase — MSTTNNNVTDVFFDLDHTLWDFEKNSALAFETVFKMQDVAVDMGEFLHFYVPINREYWERYRKDEITQKQLRYGRLKDTFDLIQYAVSDDLVELLSVEYIHYLPKYNHLFDGTIEILDYLKAKYNLHIITNGFAEIQENKLNNSYITHYFKSITNSEMAGVKKPNSLIFEYALDLAKAKKENSIMIGDCIEADVQGALDAGLDAIFFNENNTPVTENIKQVNHLLELKKYL, encoded by the coding sequence ATGAGTACAACAAACAACAATGTAACAGACGTCTTTTTTGATTTGGATCACACGCTTTGGGATTTCGAAAAAAACTCGGCGTTGGCATTTGAAACAGTTTTCAAGATGCAGGATGTAGCAGTGGATATGGGCGAATTTCTCCATTTTTATGTGCCAATAAACCGAGAATATTGGGAAAGATATCGCAAAGACGAAATTACCCAAAAACAACTGCGATATGGCAGATTGAAAGACACTTTTGACTTGATTCAATATGCGGTTTCAGATGATTTAGTTGAATTGTTGTCGGTAGAATACATCCATTATTTGCCCAAATACAACCATTTGTTTGATGGAACAATTGAAATATTGGATTATTTGAAGGCAAAATACAATTTGCATATCATTACCAATGGTTTTGCAGAAATTCAAGAAAACAAATTGAACAATTCGTATATTACGCATTATTTTAAAAGTATTACCAATTCGGAAATGGCGGGCGTCAAAAAGCCAAATTCCCTTATTTTTGAGTATGCCCTGGATTTGGCCAAAGCCAAAAAAGAGAACAGTATAATGATTGGCGATTGCATTGAGGCTGATGTTCAAGGCGCTTTGGATGCTGGCTTGGACGCCATTTTCTTCAATGAAAATAATACGCCCGTGACAGAAAACATAAAACAAGTGAACCATTTATTAGAATTAAAAAAATATTTATAA
- a CDS encoding GIY-YIG nuclease family protein, with translation MIEYTEGIYTFYVYILTNKNRTVLYTGVTNNLKLRLQQHENKLNSNSFTARYNSHFLIYYEKFTWIQLAIEREKDIKNLSRERKLNLIKEINPNLEFWNSHYKKKIPTE, from the coding sequence ATGATTGAATACACCGAAGGAATATATACTTTTTATGTGTACATTTTAACCAATAAAAATAGGACTGTTTTGTACACAGGTGTAACCAATAATTTAAAATTGCGATTGCAACAACACGAAAATAAATTGAATTCAAATAGTTTTACAGCAAGATATAATTCGCATTTTTTAATCTATTATGAAAAATTTACTTGGATTCAATTGGCAATTGAAAGAGAAAAAGACATTAAAAATCTTTCAAGAGAAAGAAAATTAAATTTAATTAAGGAAATAAACCCAAATTTAGAGTTTTGGAATTCTCATTATAAAAAAAAGATTCCTACGGAATGA